The following coding sequences are from one Paenibacillus stellifer window:
- a CDS encoding 2-oxoacid:acceptor oxidoreductase family protein, giving the protein MVQLPKVNELGFFEIRLESIGGLGANLAGKMLAEAGVVGANLNGVSFSSYGSEKKGSPVKAHIRFCDLNTPIRDTSPVERPHVVGVFHESLGKIVNVTSGIQADSTVLVNSSKSPEELKELLGVTAGTIAVVDATIIALEEKNRVNMAMLGGLFRLCPFLDPDTMKAVIEKSLGKKYPQAVQSAITTFDRGYNEVKFQTFELPEGESLPEFVRSDTSPLGYETQPIGGTIVNPGTSFLKDLSISRSGLIPKYDNESCINCAECDTVCPDMCFVWEETVNKKGRTMMFLKGIDYQYCKGCLKCVEACPTSALSRVREKEGFAEANTVRHTFDLVEQI; this is encoded by the coding sequence GTGGTACAATTACCGAAAGTGAATGAACTCGGGTTCTTCGAGATCCGTCTTGAATCCATAGGAGGTCTCGGTGCGAACCTTGCCGGCAAGATGCTGGCTGAAGCCGGAGTCGTAGGCGCTAACTTGAACGGCGTCAGCTTCTCGTCCTACGGCTCGGAGAAGAAAGGCTCTCCGGTTAAGGCTCACATCCGCTTCTGCGACTTGAACACTCCGATTCGCGACACCTCGCCGGTTGAACGACCGCATGTCGTCGGCGTCTTCCATGAATCGCTGGGCAAGATCGTCAACGTAACGAGCGGCATCCAGGCAGACAGTACCGTGCTCGTGAATTCCTCCAAATCACCCGAGGAACTGAAGGAGCTGCTGGGTGTTACAGCCGGCACGATCGCCGTGGTTGACGCCACGATCATCGCGCTGGAAGAGAAGAACCGCGTTAATATGGCCATGCTGGGCGGACTGTTCCGTCTCTGCCCATTCCTTGATCCCGACACAATGAAGGCCGTTATCGAGAAATCGCTCGGCAAGAAATATCCGCAAGCGGTGCAATCGGCCATCACGACGTTCGACAGAGGCTATAACGAAGTGAAATTCCAGACCTTCGAGCTTCCGGAAGGCGAAAGCTTGCCGGAGTTCGTCCGTTCCGACACTTCTCCGCTAGGCTACGAGACTCAGCCGATCGGCGGAACTATCGTCAATCCGGGCACGAGCTTCCTGAAAGATCTCAGCATATCCCGTTCGGGACTTATTCCGAAATATGATAATGAATCCTGCATTAATTGCGCAGAGTGCGATACCGTATGTCCGGACATGTGCTTCGTATGGGAAGAGACTGTCAACAAGAAGGGCAGAACGATGATGTTCCTGAAAGGGATCGATTATCAATACTGCAAGGGCTGCCTGAAATGCGTGGAAGCCTGCCCGACCTCGGCGCTCTCCCGTGTCCGTGAGAAAGAAGGCTTCGCTGAAGCCAATACGGTCCGTCATACCTTCGATCTAGTCGAACAGATCTGA
- a CDS encoding nicotinate phosphoribosyltransferase, with product MNQLNRELALHTDKYQINMMYAHWVNGSHKRRAVFEAYFRKLPFGNGFAVFAGLERIVNYIDGLRFTEEDVRYLSEQEENYDPAFLEELLQFHFQGSIHSMKEGALVFPEEPLIRVEGSIMEAQLVETAILNFMNYQTLIATKAARIKQVAGNDILMEFGTRRAQEADAAIWGTRAAYLAGFDATSNLLAGRMFGIPAKGTHAHSWVQSFGSEQEAFDIYAKVMPEGVTLLVDTFDTLRSGVPQAIATAKKLEAIGKRMNAIRLDSGDLAYLSIQARKMLDEAGLPYVKIVASNDLDENTISNLKLQGARIDSWGVGTQLITASDQPALGGVYKLVEIEAENGKMIPTIKISSNPEKVTTPGQKDVFRIIGPKGKALADYISYPGEPSPRDGQPVKLFNPLHPYLQKTVEAYTALPMLEPVYQNGLRVYQLPSLEEIRSYHREQLDLFWPEYLRKLNPEVYRVNLSETVWNRKQELIKDHLQADRD from the coding sequence ATGAATCAGTTGAACAGAGAGCTTGCTCTGCATACGGATAAATACCAGATCAACATGATGTACGCCCATTGGGTGAACGGTTCGCACAAGCGGCGAGCGGTGTTTGAAGCCTATTTCCGCAAGCTGCCGTTCGGGAACGGATTCGCCGTGTTCGCCGGTCTGGAGCGGATCGTCAATTATATCGACGGCCTCCGGTTCACGGAGGAGGATGTAAGATACCTCTCGGAACAGGAGGAGAACTACGACCCGGCGTTTCTGGAAGAGCTGCTGCAGTTTCATTTTCAGGGCAGCATCCATTCGATGAAAGAAGGAGCCCTTGTCTTTCCGGAGGAACCGCTAATACGCGTCGAGGGATCGATAATGGAGGCTCAGCTCGTAGAGACGGCCATCCTTAACTTCATGAATTACCAGACGCTGATCGCGACGAAGGCGGCCCGGATCAAGCAGGTGGCCGGAAACGATATTCTAATGGAATTCGGCACGCGCAGAGCGCAGGAGGCGGATGCGGCGATCTGGGGGACGCGGGCGGCGTATCTCGCTGGATTTGACGCGACCTCGAACCTTCTGGCTGGCCGGATGTTTGGCATCCCGGCGAAGGGAACGCATGCCCATTCCTGGGTGCAGAGCTTCGGCAGCGAGCAGGAGGCGTTCGATATCTACGCCAAGGTGATGCCTGAAGGCGTAACACTGCTGGTTGACACATTCGATACGCTCAGAAGCGGCGTTCCCCAAGCCATTGCAACAGCGAAGAAGCTGGAGGCCATAGGCAAGCGCATGAACGCGATACGGCTCGACAGCGGAGACCTCGCTTATCTGTCGATTCAAGCGCGCAAAATGCTGGACGAAGCCGGTCTTCCATACGTCAAAATCGTTGCCAGCAATGATCTTGACGAGAACACCATCTCGAACTTGAAGCTTCAGGGGGCCCGAATCGATTCCTGGGGCGTCGGCACCCAGTTGATTACAGCCTCGGACCAGCCTGCCCTGGGAGGGGTATACAAGCTGGTCGAAATCGAAGCGGAGAACGGGAAGATGATTCCGACGATCAAGATTTCCTCCAACCCGGAGAAAGTCACGACTCCCGGTCAGAAAGACGTCTTCCGCATCATCGGTCCAAAAGGCAAAGCGCTGGCGGATTACATCAGCTATCCCGGAGAGCCCAGCCCGCGTGATGGTCAGCCGGTGAAGCTGTTTAACCCGCTGCATCCCTACCTGCAGAAGACGGTTGAGGCTTACACGGCGCTGCCTATGCTGGAACCTGTCTATCAGAACGGCTTGCGCGTCTATCAACTGCCGAGCCTAGAGGAGATCCGCTCGTATCACCGGGAGCAGCTCGATTTGTTCTGGCCGGAATATTTGCGCAAGCTGAACCCCGAGGTGTACCGCGTGAACTTGAGCGAAACAGTCTGGAACCGCAAGCAGGAGCTGATCAAGGATCATTTGCAGGCCGACAGGGATTAG
- a CDS encoding NUDIX domain-containing protein, which translates to MVSQNGEQSYNPKKYRTPDGVPADIVMFTLTKRERKTVTKTLPLRELKVMLVRRKKWPCEGKWALPGGFCQENESIYDAAKRELKEETGVDGGHLEYLGVYSTPGRDPRGWIISHAFFALVEEWMLEQRQASDDAGEVGLFTLREALEELDLAFDHHDIITDAYLRIQQQMLQTTIAKQFLPPHFTLSELYQVIQTVVPEFKEPNFIRKITSTRSRQGILQEVRDSEGNPLSSNQYSQRPAQLYMFTDHQPLLSIYT; encoded by the coding sequence ATGGTGAGCCAGAACGGAGAACAAAGCTATAATCCCAAAAAATACCGGACACCGGACGGGGTCCCGGCGGATATTGTTATGTTTACCTTGACGAAGAGAGAGCGAAAGACCGTCACCAAGACACTGCCCCTGCGCGAGCTCAAGGTTATGCTGGTCCGGCGGAAGAAATGGCCGTGTGAAGGTAAATGGGCGCTTCCGGGCGGCTTTTGCCAGGAGAATGAATCGATCTACGATGCGGCGAAGCGCGAACTGAAGGAAGAGACCGGTGTGGACGGTGGACATTTGGAGTATCTTGGCGTCTACAGCACCCCGGGCAGAGACCCTCGCGGCTGGATTATCAGCCATGCGTTCTTTGCGCTTGTGGAAGAGTGGATGCTGGAGCAGCGCCAGGCCTCGGACGACGCAGGAGAGGTGGGACTGTTCACCTTGAGAGAGGCGCTTGAGGAGCTGGATCTGGCCTTTGACCATCACGACATTATTACCGACGCTTACTTGCGGATTCAGCAGCAGATGCTTCAGACGACGATCGCGAAGCAGTTTTTGCCTCCTCATTTTACGCTCAGCGAGCTGTATCAAGTGATTCAGACGGTGGTCCCCGAATTCAAGGAGCCGAACTTTATCCGCAAAATCACCTCGACAAGAAGCCGCCAGGGCATTCTTCAGGAAGTACGGGACAGCGAGGGCAACCCTCTTAGCTCGAACCAATATTCGCAGCGGCCGGCACAGCTGTACATGTTCACGGACCATCAGCCACTGCTGTCGATTTATACGTAA
- a CDS encoding RicAFT regulatory complex protein RicA family protein — translation MTEERGHVNQYGTMSNDYRELIGRDDILAKASELASLISTSEEVRHFQQAEEKIQDHTRVQGLISQIKKKQKEIVAFESLGNKTMVEKIEAEISELQDEIDSIPLVAEFQQSQSEINELLQLVVSVIRDTVSEKINVEAGTDTPPSKCGE, via the coding sequence ATGACAGAGGAGAGAGGCCATGTCAATCAGTATGGAACGATGTCCAATGACTATCGCGAACTGATCGGCAGGGATGACATATTGGCCAAGGCCAGCGAGCTTGCCTCGCTGATTTCGACCAGCGAAGAAGTGCGGCATTTTCAGCAGGCGGAAGAGAAGATTCAGGATCATACCCGTGTGCAGGGGCTGATCTCCCAAATCAAGAAGAAGCAGAAGGAGATCGTCGCCTTCGAGAGCCTCGGCAACAAGACTATGGTGGAGAAGATCGAGGCTGAAATCAGCGAGCTGCAGGATGAGATCGACAGCATCCCGCTCGTAGCCGAATTCCAGCAGAGCCAGAGCGAAATCAACGAGCTGCTTCAACTGGTGGTCTCCGTCATCCGGGATACCGTATCGGAGAAGATCAATGTCGAAGCCGGGACGGACACGCCTCCGTCGAAGTGCGGCGAGTAA